The Vicia villosa cultivar HV-30 ecotype Madison, WI linkage group LG1, Vvil1.0, whole genome shotgun sequence genome includes a region encoding these proteins:
- the LOC131614169 gene encoding leghemoglobin 29: MEFTMRQEALVNSSWEAFNQNLPLFSVLFYTFMLEKAPAAKNMFSVLKDDNEVPLANPSINAHTEMVFGMVRDAATQLQTTGQVVLGDATMGVVHTQKRVHGLHFMVVKEALLKTIKEAVGDKWSEELSNAWEIAYDGLAVAIMKEMS; the protein is encoded by the exons atGGAGTTTACTATGAGGCAAGAGGCTTTAGTTAATAGCTCATGGGAAGCATTCAATCAAAATCTTCCTCTCTTCAGCGTTTTGTTCTACACCTT taTGTTGGAGAAAGCACCTGCTGCCAAAAACATGTTTTCTGTTCTAAAAGACGACAATGAAGTACCTCTGGCCAACCCTAGTATCAATGCTCATACTGAAATGGTTTTTGGAATG gtgCGTGATGCAGCCACTCAACTCCAAACAACTGGACAAGTAGTATTGGGAGATGCTACAATGGGAGTTGTTCACACTCAAAAAAGAGTTCACGGCCTCCATTTTATG gttgtgaaagaagcattgctaaaaacaataaaagaagCTGTTGGGGATAAATGGAGCGAGGAGTTAAGTAATGCTTGGGAAATTGCTTATGATGGATTGGCAGTTGCAATTATGAAGGAAATGAGTTGA